The Juglans regia cultivar Chandler chromosome 2, Walnut 2.0, whole genome shotgun sequence genome includes a window with the following:
- the LOC109011250 gene encoding phosphoglycerate kinase, chloroplastic: MRSSTVSKASNIFNLSSTIREIHTSPNHSHSASRQRLSLSLLSLSDSHPLPNQNQPIYLVHINLSLFIHTLFFALSLYPRQSNNAAMASATAPTTLSLLPTATSSSTSHIRSSLLHLSPTSSSSSSCSISLRSSNIRRLGFSAADPLFAHGVASKVRSFGGKAVRGVVSMAKKSVGDLTAADLKGKKVFVRADLNVPLDDNQNITDDTRVRAAVPTIKHLIQNGAKVILSSHLGRPKGVTPKFSLAPLVPRLSELLGIQVVKADDVIGPEVEKLVASLPDGSVLLLENVRFYKEEEKNDPEFAKKLASLAELYVNDAFGTAHRAHASTEGVTKFLKPSVAGFLLQKELDYLVGAVSSPKRPFAAIVGGSKVSSKIGVIESLLEKVDILLLGGGMIFTFYKAQGLPVGSSLVEEDKLGLATTLLEKAKAKGVSLLLPTDVVIADKFAPDANSKIVPASGIPDGWMGLDIGPDSIKTFNDALDTTKTVIWNGPMGVFEFDKFAVGTESIAKKLAELSGKGVTTIIGGGDSVAAVEKVGVAAVMSHISTGGGASLELLEGKQLPGVLALDEATPVPV, from the exons ATGCGAAGTAGCACAGTCTCAAAGGCATCGAACATCTTCAACCTCTCCTCAACGATAAGAGAAATCCACACATCGCCCAATCATTCCCATTCGGCCTCACGTcaacgtctctctctctctcttctctctctctccgactCTCATCCTCTTCCCAATCAAAACCAACCCATTTATCTCGTCCACATAAACCTCTCACTCTTCATACACACGCTTTTCTTCGCTCTCTCACTCTATCCGAGGCAATCCAATAACGCAGCAATGGCCTCAGCCACCGCACCCACaaccctctctcttctccccaCCGCCacttcctcctccacctcccaCATCCGCTCCTCCCTCCTCCATCTCTCCCctacctcctcctcctcttcctcctgcTCCATTTCCCTCCGCTCTTCAAACATCCGCCGCCTTGGCTTCTCCGCCGCCGACCCTCTCTTCGCCCACGGAGTGGCCTCCAAAGTTCGATCATTCGGCGGAAAAGCAGTGAGAGGCGTGGTTTCCATGGCCAAGAAGAGTGTTGGGGACTTGACCGCCGCAGACTTGAAGGGGAAGAAGGTTTTTGTGAGGGCTGACTTAAATGTGCCTCTGGATGACAACCAGAATATCACTGATGATACAAGGGTTAGAGCTGCGGTACCAACTATCAAGCATTTGATTCAGAATGGAGCTAAAGTCATTCTTTCCAGCCATTTG GGACGACCAAAGGGTGTTACTCCAAAATTTAGCTTGGCACCTCTTGTACCTCGGCTATCTGAACTCCTTGGCATTCAG gTTGTGAAGGCAGATGACGTTATTGGTCCAGAGGTAGAGAAGTTGGTGGCTTCACTTCCTGACGGCAGTGTTCTTCTTCTTGAAAATGTGAGATTTTAcaaggaggaagaaaagaatgaCCCTGAGTTTGCAAAGAAGCTCGCCTCCTTAGCTGAGCTTTATGTGAATGATGCTTTTGGGACTGCACATCGAGCTCATGCATCAACTGAAGGGGTTACAAAATTCTTGAAGCCATCTGTTGCTGGTTTCCTATTGCAGAAG GAACTTGACTATCTTGTTGGCGCTGTATCAAGCCCCAAGAGGCCATTTGCTGCCATTGTGGGTGGCTCAAAGGTTTCATCCAAGATTGGGGTAATTGAGTCACTTCTAGAAAAGGTTGATATCTTACTTCTTGGTGGAGGAATGATCTTCACATTTTACAAGGCCCAGGGCCTCCCAGTGGGTTCATCCCTGGTAGAGGAAGATAAGCTAGGTCTTGCTACAACACTACTTGAGAAGGCGAAGGCAAAGGGAGTTTCCCTTTTGTTACCCACTGATGTGGTAATTGCAGACAAGTTCGCTCCTGATGCTAACAGCAAG ATTGTGCCAGCTTCTGGCATCCCTGATGGCTGGATGGGATTAGATATTGGACCAGACTCTATCAAGACATTCAATGATGCTCTGGATACTACTAAAACTGTCATCTGGAATGGGCCAATGGGAGTGTTTGAGTTTGACAAATTTGCAGTTGGAACTGAG TCTATTGCGAAGAAGCTAGCAGAGTTGAGTGGGAAGGGAGTGACAACAATCATTGGGGGTGGAGATTCTGTTGCAGCAGTAGAGAAAGTAGGAGTTGCTGCTGTGATGAGCCACATTTCAACTGGTGGTGGTGCCAGTTTGGAATTGTTGGAAGGCAAACAGCTCCCCGGTGTCCTTGCTCTTGATGAAGCCACTCCTGTTCCCGTGTAA